GTCGGTCCAGGAGTTCCACCTGGTCAACCGGCTACTGGCTGTGGCCGGGTCGCGGACTGTTACCGCCGGTGCGGAATTCCACCGCCCCCAGTGCACGCGAGCAATCTCTACTCGTCCTGGCCAGTTTGCCACAGGGCCAGCGCGCGGGCGCGCGTGATCCCGCCCACAGGACCGGTGCCGGACCTCTGACCGGATCTCGACGTCCAGGGGCAGGGTCGGTGGTCGTGCCCGCGCGCCGGGTCGGCGAGGCTGGTCCGGTGACGCCGCGCCACACCGCCCTCGCCGTGCTGACGGCCTGCGTGTGGGGCTTCAACTTCGTGGTCATCGAGTGGGGCATGGCCGGCGTGCCGCCGCTGCTGTTCGTGGCGGTCCGGTTCGTGCTCGTCGCCTTGCCCGGGGTGCTGTTCCTCGTCCCGCGACCGCAGGTGCCGTTCTGGAAGGTCGCCGTGGTCGGGACGTTCCTCAGCCTCGGGCAGTTCGCGTTCCTCTACGTCTCCATCGACGCCGGGATGCCGGCCGGCCTCGCGTCGCTGGTCCTGCAGTCCCAGGTCGTGCTCACCATCGTGGCGGCGGCCGCCGTGCTGCGCGAGCGCCCGACCGGGCCGCAGACCGCGGGCGTGGTGCTCGGCTCGGTGGGACTGGTCGTGGTCGGCCTCGGCCGCGACGGCCACGTGCCGCTGGCCGCGCTGCTGCTCTGCCTGGGCGCGGCGTGCTCCTGGGCGGTGGGCAACGTGGTGGTCCGGGCGCTCAAGGTGCCGGGCGGCCTCGGGCTGACGATCTGGTCCGCGCTGGTCGTACCCGTGCCGATGCTGCTGCTCGCCCTGCTCGTCGACGGCCCCTCCGGCGTGGGCGACGGGCTGGCGGCCTTCGGCTGGAAGGCCGTGGTCTCCACGCTCTACACCGCAGCGCTGGCCAGCCTCCTCGGCTACGGCGTGTGGAACTCGCTGCTGGCCCGCTACCCCTCCAGCCTGGTCGTGCCCTGGGTGCTCCTGGTGCCGCCGGTCGGGATCGTCAGCGCCTGGGTCTGCCTGGGCGAGCGACCGGGGCCGGCCGAGCTGGCCGGCGGGGTGCTGCTGGTCGCCGGGGTGCTGGTGGCCCAGCGCCGCTCCCGGACGGTGCGGCGGGCCCAGGTCACGCAGCCCGCGTAGCCGGCCCTGCGGCGCGCGGTGGCGTCAGCCGGCCGCGCCCTCGGCGGCGGCCCGCAGCTGCCGGACCATGTCGTCCGGGTCGTCGGCGCGGTAGACCGCGCTGCCGGCCACGAACACGTCCGCGCCGGCCTCGGCGCAGCGCTCGATGGTCTCCAGGCTGACGCCGCCGTCGACCTGGAGCCAGGTCTCGGTGCCGTGCTTCTCGACCAGCTGGCGGGCGGTGCGGATCTTGGGCAGGACCAGGTCCAGGAACTGCTGGCCGCCGAAGCCCGGCTCGACGGTCATGAGCAGCAGCATGTCCAGCTCGCCGAGCAGCTCCTCGTAGGGCTCGACCGGCGTGGCCGGCTTGAGCGCCATCGAGGCGCGGGCGCCGTGCGCGCGGATCTCGCGGGCCAGGCGGACCGGTGCCCGCGCGGCCTCGACGTGGAAGGTGACCGAGCCGCACCCGGCCTCGACGTACTCCACCGCGTGCGCGTCGGGGTCCTCGATCATCAGGTGCGCGTCGAGGGGCACGTCGGTCGCGCGACTCAGGGCCTCGACCATCGTCGGCCCGAAGGTCAGGTTGGGCACGAAGTGGTTGTCCATCACGTCGACGTGCACCCAGTCCGCGCTCCCGATCCGCGCCACCTCCTCGCCCAGCCGCGCGAAGTCGGCGTTGAGGATGCTCGGCGTGATCTGGATGCCCACGGGAGAACCCTAGGCTGATCGGGTGCCCATCGCCCTCGTGACCGGCGCGGGCCGCGCCGACAGCATCGCCGCGGGCGTCGTGCCGCGGCTCGCCGCCGACGGCTGGCAGGTCGTGACCTCCGATCTCGACGCCGGCGACGTGCCGTGCGACCTGGCCGCGCCCGACGGCCCCGAGGCCCTGCTGGCGACGGTCGCCGACACCCACGGCCCGGTCTCCGCGCTGGTGCTCAGCCACGCGCACGACGTGGAGACCGGTGTGCTCGACACCACGGCGACGGCCTTCGACGAGCACGTCGCGGTCAATGCCCGCGCCGCACTGCTGCTCGTGGCGGCGTTCGCCCGCCAGGTCCCCGAGGGCGGGGGCGCGGTCGTCGCGCTGACCAGCGACGCGACCAGCGGCAACCTGCCGTACGGCGCGTCGAAGGGCGCGCTCGACCGGCTGGTCATCGCGGCCGCGCGCGAGCTGGGGCCGCTCGGCGTCTCGGCCAACGTGCTCAACCCGGGGCCGGTCGACACCGGGTGGATGGACGAGCAGATCCGTGCGGCGGTGGTCGAGCGGACACCGCTGGGCCGGCTCGGGACGCCGGCGGACATCGCCGAGGTCGTGGCCTTCCTGGTGTCCCCGGGCGGGCGCTGGGTCAGCGGCCAGCTGCTGCACGCCGACGGCGGGTTCTCGGCGGCCTACTGAGCCGGTGCCGCCGCGGCGGCCGCCTGCTGGGCCGGACAGCGCCCCTCCGGGCGGCCGCACGCACCGAAGTCGCAGGTCCGGCACCACCACGCCCCGCCCTCGCCCCCGGCCCGACGGTCCGCCACCCGGGCCCGCACGCGCGCCTCGACCACGGCGCCCAGGAGCGCCTCCAGCTGCACCCGCTCGTCCTCGTCGAGCCCGGCCACGGTCTCGGCCAGCACGGCCTCGCGGGCGGCCCGGGCGGCCGCGGCCCGCTCACGGCCGGTCGCGGTGAGCTGCACCTCGACCTGGCGTCGGTCCTGCGTGCCCGCTCGGCGCTCGACCAGCCCCTCGCGCTCCAGCAGCGCGACCAGGCGCACAGCGCCCGAGTGCGTCAGGCCGAGCACGTCGGCCACCCGGCCGACCGGCGCGCCGCCGAGGAACTCCGCCAGGGCCAGCAACGCCGTCGTACCGCTCGCGCTCAGGCCGCCGGCCGCGCGCGCCGCCCGCTCCGCGTCGTCGGCGACGCCGAGGGCGGCCGCGCCCAGGAGGTTTGACAGCCGGTCCACGGAGGGATTGTATGAGAGAGTCATACAGTTTCCGAGGAGGAGATGCGACATGTCCGACTTCGTGGCCGAGGCCCAGACCGACATCGCCGCCGAGCCGGAGCGGGTGTGGGCAGCGCTGACCGAGCCCGAGCAGATCGCCGCCTGGATGCTGGGCTCGCGGGTCACCACGACCTGGGAGGTCGGCTCCCCCATCACGTGGGACGGCGAGCACGACGGCACGACCTACCAGGACAAGGGCGAGGTGCTGACCTACGACGAGCCCCACGAGCTCTCGGTGACGCACTACAGCCCGATGATGGGCCAGCCGGACGAGCCGGAGAGCTACCACACGCTCGTCTACACGCTGCGCGCCACCGACGACGGCACCCGGCTGGCGCTGACCCAGGACGGCAACGACTCCGCCGAGCAGGCCGAGCAGTTCAGCCAGAACTGGCAGCACATGCTCGACGCGCTCAGGGCGCACGTCGAGGACTAGGACTCCTCCGACTCCTCGGGCGTCTCCGCACCCTCGGCCTCGTCCCGCTCGGCCCACTCCAGGAGCGGGCGCAGGTCGAAGACGTGGGCGTCGATGTCGGCGTGCAGGTCGCCCACCTCGGCGAAGCGCTGCGGCACCGTGAAGATCGTGAAGTCGTGCGGGTCGACGTCGGGCACCTCGTCCCAGGTGATGGGCGTGGAGACGCGGGCGTCGGGCAGGCCGCGCACGGAGTACGCCGCGGCGATGGTGTGGTCGCGGGCGTTCTGGTTGTAGTCCACGAACAGCTTGGTCGGGTCGCGGTCCTTGCGCCACCAGGTCGTCGTCACGTCGTCGGGCGCCCGGCGCTCGATCTCCCGGGCGAAGGCGAGGGCGGCGCGGCGCACGTCCTTGAACCCGTGGTCGGGGTGGATGCGCACGTAGACGTGCAGCCCCTTGCCGCCCGAGGTCTTGGGGAAGCCGACGGCGCCGAGCTCGTCGAGGACCTCGTGGACCACGCCGGCCACCCGCTGCGCGCACGCGAAGTCGCAGTCGTCGCCGGGGTCGAGGTCGATGCGCCACTCGTCGGGCTTCTCGGTGTCGGCGCGGCGGCTGTTCCAGGGGTGGAACTCCACCGTCGACATCTGCACCGCCCAGATCACCGCGCCGAGCTCGGTCACGCAGAGCTCGTCGGCGGTGCGGCCCCAGCGCGGGAAGAAGAGCTGCACGGTCTCGACCCAGTCCGGGGCGCCGGCCGGCAACCGCTTCTGGTGCACCTTCGCCTCGGCCAGGCCCTTGGGGAAGCGGTGCAGCATGCACGGCCGCTCGCGCAGCGCGTTGACGATGCCGGGGCCCACGGAGCGGTAGTACTCGACGAGGTCCAGCTTGGTCGCCCCGCTCTCCGGGAAGTACACCCGGTCGGGGTTGCTCACGCGCACGATGCGGCCGTCCACCTCGACCTCGACGGCAGGGGGCTTCGCGGCCATGCCGTGGACCGTAGCGTGAGCGCGTGAGCATGTTCGACCAGCCGCCGGTGGTGCGTGTCGACCGGTCGCCGCACGCGCAGCCGTCGTACGACGAGTGGCCGGCCACCGTGCCGGCCGTCGCGCAGCTGCTGCGCGAGGGGCTCACCCTCGACCCCGGCGTCACCTTCCTGGTGGGCGAGAACGGCTCGGGCAAGTCCACGATCGTCGAGGCGGTGGCGATGATGTTCGGCCTGTCCCCCGAGGGCGGCAGCCGGCAGGGGCTGCACTCGACCCGTCCGAGCGAGTCGGGACTGGCCGAGTGGCTGCGGATGCAGCGCGGGCTCGGCGCGCCGCGGTGGGGCTTCTTCCTGCGCGCCGAGACCATGCACGGCTGGTACACCTACCTCGAGGAGCACCCCGATCCGGCCCGGCCGGACCCGGTCTTCCACGAGCTGAGCCACGGTGAGTCGTTCCTCGAGCTCCTCCGGGCACGGTTCTCCTCCCCCGGCTTCTACTGCCTCGACGAGCCGGAGGCGGCGCTGTCCTTCAGCTCGACCCTCGGGCTCATCGGCGTGCTGCACGACGTGACCAGCGCCGGCGGGCAGGTCCTGTGCGCCACGCACTCACCCGTGCTGGCCGCGATGCCGGGGGCGACGATCCTCGAGGTCGGCGACTGGGGGCTGCGGCGCACCACCTGGGACGAGCTCGAGCTGGTCCGGCACTGGAAGGCCTACCTCGAGGCGCCGCAGCGCTACCTGCGCCACGTGCTCGACTGAGACCGGACTACACCAGCTTGCGGAACAGGGCGAGGAACATCGCGTCCGTCCCGTGCCGGTGCGGCCAGAGCTGGACCGTGCCCGGCACCGGACCGTCCGAGCGCGGCACGCCCGCGAACAGCGGGGTCAGGTCGGCCAGGTCGACGTCGGCCCGGGCGCCGTTCACCGAGGTGACGACGTTGGAGGTCTCGCTCAGCACCGGCGAGCACGTGGCGTAGAGGACCACGCCGCCGGGCCGGACCAGGTCCAGCGCCGAGCGCAGCAGCTGGCGCTGGAGCAGGACCAGCTGCACCAGGTCGTCGGGCTTGCGGCGCCAGCGGGCCTCCGGGCGGCGGCGGAGCGCGCCCAGCCCGGTGCAGGGGGCGTCGACGAGGACGCGGTCGAAGACGCCGGGGCGGTACGGCGCGAGGGTGCCGTCCGCGGCCACGACCCCGGCCACCCCCGGGGCGTAGGCGCCGCCGTCCAGCAGCGTGCGCCGCACCAGGCCGGCCCGGGCGGGGAGCCGCTCGCTGGCCACCAGCCGCGCCCCGCGCTGGGCGGCCAGCGCGGCCAGCAGCCCGGACTTGCCGCCCGGGCCCGCGCACAGGTCCAGCCACAGCTCGTCGCGGCCCTCCAGCGGCGCCTCGGCCGTCGCGACCGCGACCAGCTGGGAGCCCTCGTCCTGCACGGCGGCGCGGCCCTCGGCCACGGCGGGCACCGAGCGCGGGTCGCCGCCCTCGAGCACCGTGCCGTACGGCGAGTAGGGCGTCGGCTCCCCCGGCAGCTCCTCGCGGCTGGCGCGGCCGGGGCGGGCGACCAGGGTCACGCGCGGGTTCTCGTTGTCGGCCTCGAGCAGGGCGTCGAGCTCGTCGCGCCCGGTCGCGCCGAGCGCCTCGCGCAGCTCGTCGACGACCCACTCCGGGTGGCTGAACGCCAGGGCGGCATACCGGCTCGGCGACGTGCGCGGATCGGGCGTGATCGTCTCGATCCAGCCGGCCAGGTCCTGCTGGCTGACCTTGCGCAGCACGGCGTTGGCGAAGTTCGCGGCGCCGGAGCTGACCCGGGCGCGCACCAGGTCGACGGTGGTGCTGATCGCGGCGTGGTCGGGCACGCGCATGGACAGCAGCTGGTGGGTGCCGAGCCGCAGCGCGTCGAGGACCTTGGACTCCACCTTGGACAGCGGCCGGTCGATGCAGGCGGCCAGCACGGCGTCGTAGGTACCGCGCCGGCGGATGGTGCCGGACGCGAGCTCGGTGGCGAAGGCCGCGTCGCGGCCCTCGAGCCCGTAGTGGCGCAGGGCGGCCGGCAGGACCAGGTTGGTGTACGCGCGGTCGACCCGGACGGCCTTCAGCACGTCGAGCGCGGCCGCGCGCGCCGGGTCGAGCACGACCTTGCGCCCGGCCTGACGGGGCTCAGCCATCGGCCAGGAACGCCTTGCGCAGGGCCGGCGGGGCCTTGGTCAGCCACGCGTCGGTGAGGATCTCGGCCAGCTCGTCGCGACTGACCTCGCCGAGGCGGGACTGCTGGACCAGGACCGCGGCGTAGCCGTGGAAGTGGTCGATGGTGAAGAACGGCAGGGTCGGGTCGTCGACCAGCGCCTGCTTGTCGGACTCGTCGGGGACCTGGATGACCAGCAGGTCGGTGAACGGCTCGCCGGTGGCCGGGTCGAGCGCCGTCCTCCCCGGGGGGCGGTGCATGACGAACCCCTTGCCACGCACCTTGTAGGTCGGGTTGTCGCCCCACGACGTGCCCAGCTCGACCTCGGGCAGCCCCAGGCAGATCTCGGCGACGTCCTCGGGCGTCGCCGCGCGGGTGCGCGCTGCGGTCACGCCGGTCACGCTACTCGCCAAAGCGCTCGCCCTCAGGCGGAAGGCGCAGCCCGCGGGCCCAGTCCGCGGCCGCCACCTGCCGGGCCCCGAAGGCCTTGACCTCACCGAGCCGGACGGCCTCCGTGGCGGTGCCGACCAGGACCTCGGCCTTGCCCACGCGCAGGGCGCCGGGCTCGAGCCGCTCGCTGCTCAGGGTGACCGGTCCGAGCTTGACCCGCGTGCCGGCGTACGTCGTCCAGGCGCCGGGCGCGGGCGTGCAGGCGCGGATCCGCCGGTCGACCCCGACCGCCGGCTCGGTCCAGTCGACCTGGGCGTCCTCGACGGTGATCTTGGGGGCGTAGGACAGGCCCTCGGGCTGCTGCGGCCGGGCCTCGATGCTGCCGTCGGCCAGGCCGTCGAGGGTGGCCACGAGGAGGCCGGCGCCGCCGTCGGCCAGCCGGGCCAGCAGGTCACCCGCGGTGTCGGTGGGCCGGATCCGCTCGGTCATCACGCCGAAGGCCGGGCCCGCGTCCATCTCCTTGACGATGCGGAACGTCGTCGCACCGGTCACCTCGTCACCGGCCCAGATGGCGTGCTGCACCGGTGCGGCGCCGCGCCACGCGGGCAGGCACGAGAAGTGCAGGTTGACCCAGCCGAGCGGCGCGAGGTCGAGGGCGCTCTGGGGCAGCAGCGCGCCGTACGCGACGACCGGGCAGCAGTCCGGCTCGAGCGCGCGGAGCGCCTCCTGGAAGTCGGGGTCGCGCGGGTGCTCGGGCTTGAGCACCGGGACCCCGAGCTCCTCGGCCAGCTGGGCGACCGGGCTGGGCGTCAGCCTGCGACCACGCCCGGCGGGCGCGTCGGGGCGGGTGACCACCCCGACGAGCTCGTGGGCGGAGTCGGCGATCGCCTGGAGGCTGGGCAACGCCACCTCGGGCGTCCCGGCGAAGACCAGCCGCATCAGCGGCCCAGCCCGCCCATGGGGTGCGGCGAGACCTTGACCGTCGGCGCGGTGGCGCCGAACCACTCGGCCTCGCGGATCGCCTTCTTGGCCGCCCGCTTGGTCTCGTCGTCGAGGCGGTCCACGAACAGCACGCCGTCGAGGTGGTCGGTCTCGTGCTGCAGGGCCCGGGCCAGCAGCTCGGTGCCCTCGACCGTCACGGGCTCGCCGTGCACGTCGAAGCCCTTGGCCACCACGTGCAGCGCCCGGTGGCAGTCGAAGGCCAGCCCGGGGATCGACAGGCACCCCTCGGGACCGAACTGCTCCTCCTCGGACAGGTCCAGCACCGGGTTGACCAGGTGGCCGACCTCGCCGTCGACGTTCCAGGTGAAGACCCGCAGCCCGACGCCGATCTGCGGCGCGGCCAGCCCCGCGCCGGGAGCGTCGAGCATGGTCTCGGTAAGGTCCTCGACGAGCTTGCGCAGCTCCTTGTCGAAGTCGACCACCTCGACCGCGCGCTGGCGCAGCACCGGGTCGCCGAACAGGCGGATGGGCTGGATCACCGGACAAGTCTAGGGAGCCGGCGTCGCGGTCACCTCGGAGGTGCTCGAGCTCCAGCTGCGCCGCCGCTCGGTGCGCCGGTTCGCTCCGGGCGGCGTGAGCGACGGCCGGCGCGGGGCCGCGGCTGCGCGCGGCGCTGCGGGCGCTCGGGCTCCCGTCGCGGTGAGCTCAGCCCTGGACGGTGGGGCGAATCACCAGCTCGCCGATCTCGACGTCCCACGGCTGGTCCACGCAGAACTCCACCGCCCGCGCGACCGCGTCGGGGCTGATCGCGGTGGTGGCGGCGTTCGCCTGGATCCCCGCCCGCACGTCCGGGTCGGTGATGGAGTCGGCGAAGTCGGTGCGCACGTAGCCGGGCGAGATCGCCGTCGTCTTGACCACGCCGTCGGTCGACTCCTGGCGCAGCCCCTCGAGGAGGGTGCGGACGGCGTTCTTGGTGGCGGCGTAGACCGCCATCGTCGGGACGATCTTGAGCCCCGCGGTCGAGACGATGGTGACGAAGTGCCCGCGACCCTGCTCGCGGAAGACCGGCAGCGCCGCGCCGAGGCCGTGCAGCACACCGCGCAGGTTGACGTCGATCATCGCCGCCCAGTCGTCCTCCCGGCCGGCGTCGAGCCGCGAGATCGGCCCGATCCCGGCGTTGCCCACCAGCACGTCGAGCCGGCCGTGCTCCTCGCGGGCGGCGGCCACCAGCCGGTCGAGGTCCTCGCGGCGGGTGACGTCGGCGGTCACCGCGGTGGCGCCCAGCTCCTCGGCCAGTGCCTCGATCCGGTCGGTGCGCCGCGCCCCCAGCACGAGTCGCGCGCCGCGGGCGGCCAGACGCCGCGCGGTCGCCTCCCCGATCCCGCCACTCGCCCCGGTGATGACCACGACCTTGTCCTGCACGTCCGTCACGCCTAGCCTCCTCGGTGAAGCGGACACACTGTCCACTTCTTCCACTCAACCGGACAACGTGTCCGTTTTCAAGTCCGGGAGGTGTCGGTGGTGGCACGCGCCGACGCCGCGCGCAGCCGGGCGGCCATCCTCCGAGCGGCGGCGGAGCTGGTGGCCGACCGCAGTGGTGAGCTCCGGCTCAGCGCCGTGGCCAGGGCCGCCGGGGTGGGCCAGGGGACGCTCTACCGGCACTTCCCCACCCAGGAGGACCTGCTGCGGGCGCTCTACACCGGCGAGATCGACGAGCTGGTCGCCGAGGCGACCACCCTGGTCGCGGCCCACCCGCCCCCGGAGGCGCTGCGGCGCTGGTTCGACCGCCTCGCGGCGTACGCCCGGGTCAAGCTGGGCGTGGTGGCGGCGGTCGAGGACAGCGTGTGGACCGACCTGCACGCCCAGACCCCGGGCAAGCTCGGCGCGGCCCTGACCACGCTGTTGACCGCCGGCTCGGCCGACGAGAGCCTGCGCGCGGACGTCGACCCGCGCGACGTGGTGCTGCTGTCGTGGTTCCTCGCCCACGTGGAGGACGCGGAGTGGGACGAGCGGGTGCCGCGGCTGCTCGACGTCCTGGTGGCCGGGCTGCGCGCCTGAGCCCGGCTCAGGCGGCGTGCGAGCGGGCCCAGGCGACGGTGTCGTCCACGAACACCTCGAGGCGGGCGCGGGCCCCGCTCTCGTCGACGGCCCCCAGCCCGTTGGCCACGTGCTCGCGGGTGTGGCCGTCGGCCACCACCAGGACCTCGGTGTTGCCGGCGTCCCAGATCGCCGTCGGCGGCTCGTAGTCCGGCGGGTCGTCGAGCAGCCCGGCGTCGTCGCCGCGGTGCAGCAGCCGCTGGACGTCGGCCTCGGTGGCGCGGAAGGAGTACGTCGTGCCGTCGTCGCGGTAGCCGCTGACCGTGCCGTCGCCGAGCACCTCCAGCAGGGGCGGCGGGTCGTCGCCGTTGGTCCCGGGACCCATGCCCGCCGTGCGGACGATCTGCAGGACGACGGCGTCGCCACCGGGGTGGTCGACGTCGGCCCGCTGGCAGCCGGTGAGCACGGTGAGGAGGCCGCAGAGGCCCGCGAGCAGGAGGATCCGCACGGGGGTCCGACGCCGGGCCCGGGTGGCTGGCTCCGTGCGGTCGGGAGGGGACTACAGCGTGGGCGGGTCGACCTGGATGCGGACCGCGTCGAGCTTGCGGGCCGAGCGGACCCGCTGGACGTCGCCGAGCGCGTGCGACAACGCGCGGCCGTAGGCCTTCGGCACCCGCACCACGGCCCGCGACTCCTCGCCGGCCGGCACCGGGCCGAGCAGCTCGAAGCCCGTGGGCCGGTCCAGGAGGGTGAGCGCGTCGTCGACCGCGCCCGGCTCGCCGGTGATCGTGGCCAGCCGGGAGGCCGGCGGCAGGTGGGCCTCGCGGCGCTCGGCGGCCTCGCGGGCCGCGAACCCCGCCGGGTCCCACCGCACCAGCGCCTGCACGGCCGGGTGGCCCGGGTCGCCGACGACGACGGCGCGGCCGCCGGGGCGCACCAGGGCGACGGCGTTGGACCAGCGGCGCAGCGCCTCCTCGGCCGTGCGCAGGTGGGCCAGGCCGAGCAGCAGCCAGGTGTCGAGGAGCACGACCGCGGCGTACCCGCCCTCGGCCACCGGCTCCGCGCCCGGCGTGGCCACCACGACGGCCGGCTCCGGCCCGACCTCGGCCAGCACCTTGTCGCCACCCGAGGTGCGCACGACGGTGCCGGCGAAGGACCGGCCGAGCTCCTCGGCGGTGCGCGTCTCCCCCACCACCGGCGCCCGGAGGCCGCGGTGACCGCACTCGGGGCACGCCCAGGCCTCGTCGACGGTGCCGCACCAGCGGCAGACCGGCGGCGCCGTGGCGCTGGTCAGGTGGAGGGGGCCCGAGCACGTCCGGCAGCGCGCCGGGGTGCGGCAGCGCTCACAGGCCAGGGCGGCGGCGTACCCGCTGCGCGGCGTCTGCACCAGCACCGGGCCGTCGGCCAGCGCGTCGCGGATCGCCCGGTGCGCCTCGGTGGGCACGCGGGTGACGCCGGCCAGCGGGTCGCGGGCCAGGGCGAACTCGTCGGCGCCGGCCACGCTGACCGTGACCCGCTGCCGCAGCACCTCCCGCGGCGGGGCGAGCCGGTGCGCCCACCCGGAGCGCGCGAGCTGGTCGGCCTCCACGCTGGTCGCGAACCCACCCACCAGGGCCGCCGCGCCCTCGCGCTCGGCGCGGAGCAGGAGGGTCTCGCGGGCGTGGGGGGTAGGGCGCGCGGGGCTCGGCGTGCAGGTCGTCGCCGTCGTCCCAGATCGCCACCAGCCCGAGGCCGGCGACCGGCGCGAACGCCGCCGCGCGGGTGCCGACCACGACCCGGCGTCGCCCGCGCGAGACCGCGAGGAAGTCGCGGTAGCGCTTGGCCGGCCCGGCGTCGGCGGTGAGCACGACGTGCTGGTCGGGGCCGAGCACCGCGGTCAGCGCGGCGTCCACCCGGGCCACGTCCTTGCGGTCGGGCACGACCAGCAGCGCCCCGCGGTCCCCGGCCAGGGCCGCCGCGGCGGCGTGCGCCAGCAGCCGTGGCCAGTCGGTGCCCGGCGCCGCCGCCCACACCGCCCGGGGCGCTCCCCCGTCGGCCAGGTGGGCCAGGAACGCCGGCCCCGGCGGGTGGTCGGCCCACGCCTGCTCGCCGGCCGCCGCGTCGTGCGCCGGCGGCGGCG
This genomic window from Nocardioides anomalus contains:
- a CDS encoding AAA family ATPase, producing MFDQPPVVRVDRSPHAQPSYDEWPATVPAVAQLLREGLTLDPGVTFLVGENGSGKSTIVEAVAMMFGLSPEGGSRQGLHSTRPSESGLAEWLRMQRGLGAPRWGFFLRAETMHGWYTYLEEHPDPARPDPVFHELSHGESFLELLRARFSSPGFYCLDEPEAALSFSSTLGLIGVLHDVTSAGGQVLCATHSPVLAAMPGATILEVGDWGLRRTTWDELELVRHWKAYLEAPQRYLRHVLD
- a CDS encoding MmcQ/YjbR family DNA-binding protein, coding for MTAARTRAATPEDVAEICLGLPEVELGTSWGDNPTYKVRGKGFVMHRPPGRTALDPATGEPFTDLLVIQVPDESDKQALVDDPTLPFFTIDHFHGYAAVLVQQSRLGEVSRDELAEILTDAWLTKAPPALRKAFLADG
- a CDS encoding SRPBCC domain-containing protein, yielding MSDFVAEAQTDIAAEPERVWAALTEPEQIAAWMLGSRVTTTWEVGSPITWDGEHDGTTYQDKGEVLTYDEPHELSVTHYSPMMGQPDEPESYHTLVYTLRATDDGTRLALTQDGNDSAEQAEQFSQNWQHMLDALRAHVED
- a CDS encoding SDR family oxidoreductase — protein: MPIALVTGAGRADSIAAGVVPRLAADGWQVVTSDLDAGDVPCDLAAPDGPEALLATVADTHGPVSALVLSHAHDVETGVLDTTATAFDEHVAVNARAALLLVAAFARQVPEGGGAVVALTSDATSGNLPYGASKGALDRLVIAAARELGPLGVSANVLNPGPVDTGWMDEQIRAAVVERTPLGRLGTPADIAEVVAFLVSPGGRWVSGQLLHADGGFSAAY
- the fmt gene encoding methionyl-tRNA formyltransferase; protein product: MRLVFAGTPEVALPSLQAIADSAHELVGVVTRPDAPAGRGRRLTPSPVAQLAEELGVPVLKPEHPRDPDFQEALRALEPDCCPVVAYGALLPQSALDLAPLGWVNLHFSCLPAWRGAAPVQHAIWAGDEVTGATTFRIVKEMDAGPAFGVMTERIRPTDTAGDLLARLADGGAGLLVATLDGLADGSIEARPQQPEGLSYAPKITVEDAQVDWTEPAVGVDRRIRACTPAPGAWTTYAGTRVKLGPVTLSSERLEPGALRVGKAEVLVGTATEAVRLGEVKAFGARQVAAADWARGLRLPPEGERFGE
- the def gene encoding peptide deformylase; this translates as MIQPIRLFGDPVLRQRAVEVVDFDKELRKLVEDLTETMLDAPGAGLAAPQIGVGLRVFTWNVDGEVGHLVNPVLDLSEEEQFGPEGCLSIPGLAFDCHRALHVVAKGFDVHGEPVTVEGTELLARALQHETDHLDGVLFVDRLDDETKRAAKKAIREAEWFGATAPTVKVSPHPMGGLGR
- a CDS encoding RsmB/NOP family class I SAM-dependent RNA methyltransferase — translated: MAEPRQAGRKVVLDPARAAALDVLKAVRVDRAYTNLVLPAALRHYGLEGRDAAFATELASGTIRRRGTYDAVLAACIDRPLSKVESKVLDALRLGTHQLLSMRVPDHAAISTTVDLVRARVSSGAANFANAVLRKVSQQDLAGWIETITPDPRTSPSRYAALAFSHPEWVVDELREALGATGRDELDALLEADNENPRVTLVARPGRASREELPGEPTPYSPYGTVLEGGDPRSVPAVAEGRAAVQDEGSQLVAVATAEAPLEGRDELWLDLCAGPGGKSGLLAALAAQRGARLVASERLPARAGLVRRTLLDGGAYAPGVAGVVAADGTLAPYRPGVFDRVLVDAPCTGLGALRRRPEARWRRKPDDLVQLVLLQRQLLRSALDLVRPGGVVLYATCSPVLSETSNVVTSVNGARADVDLADLTPLFAGVPRSDGPVPGTVQLWPHRHGTDAMFLALFRKLV
- the rpe gene encoding ribulose-phosphate 3-epimerase, producing the protein MGIQITPSILNADFARLGEEVARIGSADWVHVDVMDNHFVPNLTFGPTMVEALSRATDVPLDAHLMIEDPDAHAVEYVEAGCGSVTFHVEAARAPVRLAREIRAHGARASMALKPATPVEPYEELLGELDMLLLMTVEPGFGGQQFLDLVLPKIRTARQLVEKHGTETWLQVDGGVSLETIERCAEAGADVFVAGSAVYRADDPDDMVRQLRAAAEGAAG
- a CDS encoding EamA family transporter, encoding MTPRHTALAVLTACVWGFNFVVIEWGMAGVPPLLFVAVRFVLVALPGVLFLVPRPQVPFWKVAVVGTFLSLGQFAFLYVSIDAGMPAGLASLVLQSQVVLTIVAAAAVLRERPTGPQTAGVVLGSVGLVVVGLGRDGHVPLAALLLCLGAACSWAVGNVVVRALKVPGGLGLTIWSALVVPVPMLLLALLVDGPSGVGDGLAAFGWKAVVSTLYTAALASLLGYGVWNSLLARYPSSLVVPWVLLVPPVGIVSAWVCLGERPGPAELAGGVLLVAGVLVAQRRSRTVRRAQVTQPA
- a CDS encoding SDR family oxidoreductase — translated: MTDVQDKVVVITGASGGIGEATARRLAARGARLVLGARRTDRIEALAEELGATAVTADVTRREDLDRLVAAAREEHGRLDVLVGNAGIGPISRLDAGREDDWAAMIDVNLRGVLHGLGAALPVFREQGRGHFVTIVSTAGLKIVPTMAVYAATKNAVRTLLEGLRQESTDGVVKTTAISPGYVRTDFADSITDPDVRAGIQANAATTAISPDAVARAVEFCVDQPWDVEIGELVIRPTVQG
- the ligD gene encoding non-homologous end-joining DNA ligase; this encodes MAAKPPAVEVEVDGRIVRVSNPDRVYFPESGATKLDLVEYYRSVGPGIVNALRERPCMLHRFPKGLAEAKVHQKRLPAGAPDWVETVQLFFPRWGRTADELCVTELGAVIWAVQMSTVEFHPWNSRRADTEKPDEWRIDLDPGDDCDFACAQRVAGVVHEVLDELGAVGFPKTSGGKGLHVYVRIHPDHGFKDVRRAALAFAREIERRAPDDVTTTWWRKDRDPTKLFVDYNQNARDHTIAAAYSVRGLPDARVSTPITWDEVPDVDPHDFTIFTVPQRFAEVGDLHADIDAHVFDLRPLLEWAERDEAEGAETPEESEES
- a CDS encoding MarR family winged helix-turn-helix transcriptional regulator, producing the protein MDRLSNLLGAAALGVADDAERAARAAGGLSASGTTALLALAEFLGGAPVGRVADVLGLTHSGAVRLVALLEREGLVERRAGTQDRRQVEVQLTATGRERAAAARAAREAVLAETVAGLDEDERVQLEALLGAVVEARVRARVADRRAGGEGGAWWCRTCDFGACGRPEGRCPAQQAAAAAAPAQ